Proteins from a genomic interval of Hippocampus zosterae strain Florida chromosome 14, ASM2543408v3, whole genome shotgun sequence:
- the eml1 gene encoding echinoderm microtubule-associated protein-like 1 isoform X10, with translation MRRVTHCKEEGYVKMYLKGRPITMFMPKDQVDGYCLEARADLPASKLKLDWVYGYRGRDCRSNLYLLPTGETVYFIASVVVLFNVDEQLQRHYTGHTDDIKCLAVHPDKITIATGQVAGTSLEGKLAPHIRVWDSVSLNTLHVLGAAYFERALVCLAFSKSNGGNTLCVVDDSNDHVLSVWDWQREDRLAEVKTSNDTVFAADFHPTDSNILVTCGKSHLHFWSLETGMLVKKQGLFEKQEKPKFVLCVTFAENGDAITGDSSGNILVWGKGTNRISHVIHGAHEGSIFALCMLRNGTLVTGGKDCRLISWDSSYQQIQTVEVPDLFGPIRTVAEGRGESVLIGTTKNFVLQGSLDGEFVPITQGHTDELWGLAVHPCRPYFLTCGYDRQVCMWDSSSHQLIWSKNMEDTAQSADFHPSGTVVAIGTQIGRWLVLDTDSKDLVTVHTDGNEQLSVISFGRDGNFLAIGSHDSYIYIYAVAENGRKYSRVGKCSGHSSFITHLDWSVDSQYLVSNSGDYEILYWIPSVCKQVVSMETIRDIEWATHSCTLGFQVFGMWSDGSDGTDINAGSRSNDKSLLATGDDFGKVHLFSFPCSQFRAPSHVYGGHSSHVTNVTFLYNDSCLVSTGGKDMSVMQWRIV, from the exons ATGCGACGTGTGACACACTGCAAAG aGGAAGGTtatgtgaaaatgtatttgaaggGCCGTCCCATTACCATGTTCATGCCCAAAGACCAAGTGGATGGCTACTGTCTGGAAGCGAGAGCAGACCTTCCGGCCAGCAAGCTCAAACTGGACTGGGt ATACGGTTACCGCGGTCGAGACTGCCGCTCAAATCTTTACTTGTTGCCCACTGGAGAAACTGTGTACTTCATTGCCTCTGTGGTTGTCCTCTTCAATGTGGACGAGCAGCTGCAGAGACACTACACTGGACACACGGACGATATCAAATG CTTGGCAGTCCACCCCGATAAAATCACCATAGCGACCGGGCAGGTGGCGGGTACGTCTTTAGAGGGGAAA TTGGCGCCACATATTCGCGTGTGGGACTCGGTCAGCCTCAACACCCTCCACGTTCTGGGAGCCGCTTACTTTGAGCGAGCCCTCGTCTGCTTGGCTTTCTCTAAGTCG aatgGAGGAAACACATTGTGTGTTGTTGACGACTCTAATGACCATGTGCTGTCCGTATGGGACTGGCAGCGAGAAGACAGACTGGCTGAGGTCAAG ACATCCAACGACACGGTGTTTGCTGCAGACTTTCACCCGACTGACAGCAACATCCTGGTGACCTGCGGCAAGTCGCATCTCCATTTTTGGAGCTTGGAAACAGGCATGCTGGTCAAAAAGCAAGGACTTTTTGAG AAACAGGAGAAGCCCAAGTTCGTTTTATGTGTGACCTTCGCAGAAAATGGAGATGCCATCACTGGGGACTCAAGTGGAAACATCTTGGTGTGGGGAAAAG GCACTAATCGCATCAGCCACGTCATCCATGGAGCTCACGAAGGCAGCATCTTTGCCCTGTGCATGCTGAGGAATGGCACTCTGGTGACTGGAGGCAAAGACTGCCGCCTCATCTCCTGGGACAGCAGCTACCAGCAGATCCAAACAGTGGAG GTGCCAGATTTGTTTGGTCCTATCCGGACTGTCGCAGAGGGCAGAGGGGAGTCTGTTCTCATTGGAACCACAAAGAACTTTGTTTTGCAAGGCAGCTTGGATGGAGAGTTTGTGCCGATTACTCAG GGTCACACTGATGAGTTGTGGGGTCTGGCCGTACATCCCTGTAGGCCCTATTTTCTCACATGTGGCTATGATAGGCAAGTCTGTATGTGGGATTCCAGTTCACATCAGCTGATCTGGAGTAAAAACATGGAA GACACTGCCCAGTCAGCAGACTTCCACCCATCTGGAACTGTTGTTGCAATAGGAACCCAGATTGGCAG GTGGCTGGTACTGGACACTGACTCAAAGGATTTAGTCACGGTGCACACAGATGGAAATGAGCAACTTTCTGTGATAAGCTTTGGTCGAG ATGGCAACTTCCTGGCCATCGGCTCTCATGACAGCTACATCTATATCTATGCCGTGGCAGAAAATGGCAGGAAGTACAGCAGAGTGGGGAAGTGCTCA GGTCACTCGAGTTTCATCACCCACCTGGACTGGTCGGTCGACTCCCAGTACCTGGTGTCTAACTCAGGAGACTACGAGATACTGTACT GGATCCCCTCCGTGTGCAAACAGGTGGTCAGCATGGAGACCATCAGAGATATTGAATGGGCCACACACAGCTGCACTCTAGGCTTTCAGGTGTTTg GCATGTGGTCTGATGGCTCGGACGGCACCGACATCAATGCTGGCAGCAGATCCAATGATAAGAGCCTCCTCGCTACCGGGGACGACTTTGGGAAGGTCCACCTCTTCTCCTTCCCCTGTTCTCAGTTCAGG GCTCCCAGCCATGTTTATGGAGGCCACAGCAGCCACGTGACCAACGTGACCTTCCTGTATAACGACAGCTGCCTGGTGTCGACTGGGGGGAAGGACATGAGTGTGATGCAATGGAGGATAGTTTGA
- the eml1 gene encoding echinoderm microtubule-associated protein-like 1 isoform X2 — protein sequence MEDGFSSYSSLYDTTSLLQFCNDDSASASSSMEVADRIASLEQRVQMQEDEIQLLKSALADVVRRLNASEEQQAMSSRRGPTKEPALMRKSPSADSHVGKSARPMIATLPLRPSVNNGTILPKKGGGTLPSPSGSGSRKDTSTASTRSLSPLSLPSRILSPLLSTVRRANSNEHVGSLTRKDSGNSKGNRTRAGSTGSNSSGKRSDSKQRDPVFNAEEGYVKMYLKGRPITMFMPKDQVDGYCLEARADLPASKLKLDWVYGYRGRDCRSNLYLLPTGETVYFIASVVVLFNVDEQLQRHYTGHTDDIKCLAVHPDKITIATGQVAGTSLEGKLAPHIRVWDSVSLNTLHVLGAAYFERALVCLAFSKSNGGNTLCVVDDSNDHVLSVWDWQREDRLAEVKTSNDTVFAADFHPTDSNILVTCGKSHLHFWSLETGMLVKKQGLFEKQEKPKFVLCVTFAENGDAITGDSSGNILVWGKGTNRISHVIHGAHEGSIFALCMLRNGTLVTGGKDCRLISWDSSYQQIQTVEVPDLFGPIRTVAEGRGESVLIGTTKNFVLQGSLDGEFVPITQGHTDELWGLAVHPCRPYFLTCGYDRQVCMWDSSSHQLIWSKNMEDTAQSADFHPSGTVVAIGTQIGRWLVLDTDSKDLVTVHTDGNEQLSVISFGRDGNFLAIGSHDSYIYIYAVAENGRKYSRVGKCSGHSSFITHLDWSVDSQYLVSNSGDYEILYWIPSVCKQVVSMETIRDIEWATHSCTLGFQVFGMWSDGSDGTDINAGSRSNDKSLLATGDDFGKVHLFSFPCSQFRAPSHVYGGHSSHVTNVTFLYNDSCLVSTGGKDMSVMQWRIV from the exons ATGACAGCGCGTCAGCATCAAGCAGCATGGAGGTTGCCGACCGCATCGCCTCCCTGGAGCAGAGGGTCCAGATGCAGGAGGACGAGATCCAGCTGCTCAAGTCCGCTCTGGCCGACGTGGTTCGCCGGCTCAACGCGTCTGAGGAGCAGCAGGCCATGAGCTCACGTCGAGGGCCAACCAAAG AGCCTGCTTTGATGAGAAAGTCTCCCTCGGCTGACAGCCATGTTGGGAAGTCAG CCCGGCCAATGATCGCCACCCTTCCGTTAAGACCCTCGGTGAACAACGGCACCATCCTACCAAAGAAAGGCGGTGGCACTCTGCCCTCCCCATCTGGGTCTGGATCCAGGAAAGACACGAGCACAGCATCCACCAGGAG TTTGTCTCCTTTGTCTCTGCCGTCCAGAATTCTTTCACCGCTGCTCAG CACGGTGAGGAGAGCCAATTCCAATGAGCACGTTGGGTCCCTCACGCGGAAAGATTCGGGCAACTCCAAGGGCAACCGAACTCGTGCGGGGTCCACTGGCAGCAATTCCAGTGGCAAAAGAAGTGACAG CAAGCAGAGGGACCCAGTGTTCAATGCAG aGGAAGGTtatgtgaaaatgtatttgaaggGCCGTCCCATTACCATGTTCATGCCCAAAGACCAAGTGGATGGCTACTGTCTGGAAGCGAGAGCAGACCTTCCGGCCAGCAAGCTCAAACTGGACTGGGt ATACGGTTACCGCGGTCGAGACTGCCGCTCAAATCTTTACTTGTTGCCCACTGGAGAAACTGTGTACTTCATTGCCTCTGTGGTTGTCCTCTTCAATGTGGACGAGCAGCTGCAGAGACACTACACTGGACACACGGACGATATCAAATG CTTGGCAGTCCACCCCGATAAAATCACCATAGCGACCGGGCAGGTGGCGGGTACGTCTTTAGAGGGGAAA TTGGCGCCACATATTCGCGTGTGGGACTCGGTCAGCCTCAACACCCTCCACGTTCTGGGAGCCGCTTACTTTGAGCGAGCCCTCGTCTGCTTGGCTTTCTCTAAGTCG aatgGAGGAAACACATTGTGTGTTGTTGACGACTCTAATGACCATGTGCTGTCCGTATGGGACTGGCAGCGAGAAGACAGACTGGCTGAGGTCAAG ACATCCAACGACACGGTGTTTGCTGCAGACTTTCACCCGACTGACAGCAACATCCTGGTGACCTGCGGCAAGTCGCATCTCCATTTTTGGAGCTTGGAAACAGGCATGCTGGTCAAAAAGCAAGGACTTTTTGAG AAACAGGAGAAGCCCAAGTTCGTTTTATGTGTGACCTTCGCAGAAAATGGAGATGCCATCACTGGGGACTCAAGTGGAAACATCTTGGTGTGGGGAAAAG GCACTAATCGCATCAGCCACGTCATCCATGGAGCTCACGAAGGCAGCATCTTTGCCCTGTGCATGCTGAGGAATGGCACTCTGGTGACTGGAGGCAAAGACTGCCGCCTCATCTCCTGGGACAGCAGCTACCAGCAGATCCAAACAGTGGAG GTGCCAGATTTGTTTGGTCCTATCCGGACTGTCGCAGAGGGCAGAGGGGAGTCTGTTCTCATTGGAACCACAAAGAACTTTGTTTTGCAAGGCAGCTTGGATGGAGAGTTTGTGCCGATTACTCAG GGTCACACTGATGAGTTGTGGGGTCTGGCCGTACATCCCTGTAGGCCCTATTTTCTCACATGTGGCTATGATAGGCAAGTCTGTATGTGGGATTCCAGTTCACATCAGCTGATCTGGAGTAAAAACATGGAA GACACTGCCCAGTCAGCAGACTTCCACCCATCTGGAACTGTTGTTGCAATAGGAACCCAGATTGGCAG GTGGCTGGTACTGGACACTGACTCAAAGGATTTAGTCACGGTGCACACAGATGGAAATGAGCAACTTTCTGTGATAAGCTTTGGTCGAG ATGGCAACTTCCTGGCCATCGGCTCTCATGACAGCTACATCTATATCTATGCCGTGGCAGAAAATGGCAGGAAGTACAGCAGAGTGGGGAAGTGCTCA GGTCACTCGAGTTTCATCACCCACCTGGACTGGTCGGTCGACTCCCAGTACCTGGTGTCTAACTCAGGAGACTACGAGATACTGTACT GGATCCCCTCCGTGTGCAAACAGGTGGTCAGCATGGAGACCATCAGAGATATTGAATGGGCCACACACAGCTGCACTCTAGGCTTTCAGGTGTTTg GCATGTGGTCTGATGGCTCGGACGGCACCGACATCAATGCTGGCAGCAGATCCAATGATAAGAGCCTCCTCGCTACCGGGGACGACTTTGGGAAGGTCCACCTCTTCTCCTTCCCCTGTTCTCAGTTCAGG GCTCCCAGCCATGTTTATGGAGGCCACAGCAGCCACGTGACCAACGTGACCTTCCTGTATAACGACAGCTGCCTGGTGTCGACTGGGGGGAAGGACATGAGTGTGATGCAATGGAGGATAGTTTGA